In a single window of the Ciconia boyciana chromosome 7, ASM3463844v1, whole genome shotgun sequence genome:
- the OLFM3 gene encoding noelin-3 isoform X3 translates to MSQSIEVLNLRTQRDFQYVLKMETQMKGLKAKFRQIEDDRKTLMTKHFQELKEKMDELLPLIPVLEQYKTDAKLITQFKEEIRNLSTVLTGIQEEIGAYDYEELHQRVLSLETRLRDCMKKLTCGKLMKITGPITVKISGTRFGAWMTDPLASEKNNRVWYMDSYTNNKIVREYKSIADFVSGAESRTYNLPFKWAGTNHVVYNGSLYFNKYQSNIIIKYSFDTGRVLAQRSLEYAGFHNVYPYTWGGFSDIDLMADEIGLWAVYATNQNAGNIVISQLNQDTLEVLKSWSTGYPKRSAGESFMICGTLYVTNSHLTGAKVYYSYSTKTSTYEYTDIPFHNQYFHISMLDYNARDRALYAWNNGHQVLFNVTLFHVIKTEDDT, encoded by the exons ATGTCCCAATCTATTGAAGTTTTAAATCTACGGACTCAGAGGGATTTccagtatgttttaaaaatggaaacacaaaTGAAAGGGCTGAAGGCCAAGTTTCGGCAAATTGAAGATGATCGGAAGACATTAATGACAAAGCATTTTCAA GAgttgaaagaaaagatggatGAGCTCCTGCCACTGATCCCAGTTCTGGAACAATACAAAACTGATGCCAAATTAATCACCCAGTTCAAGGAGGAAATTAGGAATCTGTCTACTGTCCTCACTGGGATTCAGGAAGAAATTGGTGCTTATGACTATGAGGAACTACACCAGCGTGTACTCAGTTTAGAAACCAGGCTTCGAGACTGCATGAAAAAGCTCA CATGTGGCAAATTGATGAAAATTACAGGCCCCATTACAGTCAAGATATCCGGAACCCGATTTGGAGCCTGGATGACAGATCCATTAGCATCGGAGAAAAATAACCGA gtcTGGTACATGGATAGTTACACTAACAATAAAATTGTCCGTGAATATAAATCAATTGCAGACTTTGTCAGTGGGGCTGAATCAAGGACATACAACCTTCCATTCAAATGGGCAGGAACCAACCATGTTGTCTACAATGGCTCCCTCTATTTCAACAAGTATCAGAGCAACATCATCATCAAATACAGCTTTGACACTGGGCGGGTGCTTGCACAGCGTAGCCTTGAGTATGCTGGCTTTCACAATGTCTACCCTTACACCTGGGGTGGCTTTTCTGATATTGACCTGATGGCAGATGAAATTGGGCTATGGGCTGTGTATGCCACCAACCAGAATGCAGGCAACATTGTCATCAGCCAGCTAAACCAGGATACACTGGAGGTGCTGAAGAGCTGGAGCACAGGCTACCCAAAGAGAAGTGCTGGAGAATCCTTCATGATCTGTGGCACCTTGTATGTTACTAACTCTCACTTAACAGGAGCCAAGGTCTACTATTCTTATTCCACAAAAACCTCCACTTATGAGTATACAGACATTCCTTTCCATAATCAGTATTTTCATATATCCATGCTTGACTACAATGCAAGAGATAGAGCTCTCTATGCCTGGAATAATGGACATCAAGTCCTGTTTAATGTCACCCTTTTCCACGTCATTAAAACTGAAGATGacacataa
- the OLFM3 gene encoding noelin-3 isoform X1, producing the protein MRAPANILNLLLLSLLAGLDPSKTQISPKEGWQVYSSAQDPDGRCICTVVAPEQNLCSRDAKSRQLRQLLEKVQNMSQSIEVLNLRTQRDFQYVLKMETQMKGLKAKFRQIEDDRKTLMTKHFQELKEKMDELLPLIPVLEQYKTDAKLITQFKEEIRNLSTVLTGIQEEIGAYDYEELHQRVLSLETRLRDCMKKLTCGKLMKITGPITVKISGTRFGAWMTDPLASEKNNRVWYMDSYTNNKIVREYKSIADFVSGAESRTYNLPFKWAGTNHVVYNGSLYFNKYQSNIIIKYSFDTGRVLAQRSLEYAGFHNVYPYTWGGFSDIDLMADEIGLWAVYATNQNAGNIVISQLNQDTLEVLKSWSTGYPKRSAGESFMICGTLYVTNSHLTGAKVYYSYSTKTSTYEYTDIPFHNQYFHISMLDYNARDRALYAWNNGHQVLFNVTLFHVIKTEDDT; encoded by the exons ACTCAGATTAGCCCCAAGGAGGGGTGGCAAGTTTATAGTTCAGCCCAGGATCCTGATGGCCGTTGCATTTGCACTGTTGTTGCACCTGAACAAAACCTATGTTCAAGAGATGCCAAAAGCAGGCAACTCAGACAACTGCTAGAGAAG GTTCAGAATATGTCCCAATCTATTGAAGTTTTAAATCTACGGACTCAGAGGGATTTccagtatgttttaaaaatggaaacacaaaTGAAAGGGCTGAAGGCCAAGTTTCGGCAAATTGAAGATGATCGGAAGACATTAATGACAAAGCATTTTCAA GAgttgaaagaaaagatggatGAGCTCCTGCCACTGATCCCAGTTCTGGAACAATACAAAACTGATGCCAAATTAATCACCCAGTTCAAGGAGGAAATTAGGAATCTGTCTACTGTCCTCACTGGGATTCAGGAAGAAATTGGTGCTTATGACTATGAGGAACTACACCAGCGTGTACTCAGTTTAGAAACCAGGCTTCGAGACTGCATGAAAAAGCTCA CATGTGGCAAATTGATGAAAATTACAGGCCCCATTACAGTCAAGATATCCGGAACCCGATTTGGAGCCTGGATGACAGATCCATTAGCATCGGAGAAAAATAACCGA gtcTGGTACATGGATAGTTACACTAACAATAAAATTGTCCGTGAATATAAATCAATTGCAGACTTTGTCAGTGGGGCTGAATCAAGGACATACAACCTTCCATTCAAATGGGCAGGAACCAACCATGTTGTCTACAATGGCTCCCTCTATTTCAACAAGTATCAGAGCAACATCATCATCAAATACAGCTTTGACACTGGGCGGGTGCTTGCACAGCGTAGCCTTGAGTATGCTGGCTTTCACAATGTCTACCCTTACACCTGGGGTGGCTTTTCTGATATTGACCTGATGGCAGATGAAATTGGGCTATGGGCTGTGTATGCCACCAACCAGAATGCAGGCAACATTGTCATCAGCCAGCTAAACCAGGATACACTGGAGGTGCTGAAGAGCTGGAGCACAGGCTACCCAAAGAGAAGTGCTGGAGAATCCTTCATGATCTGTGGCACCTTGTATGTTACTAACTCTCACTTAACAGGAGCCAAGGTCTACTATTCTTATTCCACAAAAACCTCCACTTATGAGTATACAGACATTCCTTTCCATAATCAGTATTTTCATATATCCATGCTTGACTACAATGCAAGAGATAGAGCTCTCTATGCCTGGAATAATGGACATCAAGTCCTGTTTAATGTCACCCTTTTCCACGTCATTAAAACTGAAGATGacacataa
- the OLFM3 gene encoding noelin-3 isoform X2: MRAPANILNLLLLSLLAGLDPSKTQISPKEGWQVYSSAQDPDGRCICTVVAPEQNLCSRDAKSRQLRQLLEKELKEKMDELLPLIPVLEQYKTDAKLITQFKEEIRNLSTVLTGIQEEIGAYDYEELHQRVLSLETRLRDCMKKLTCGKLMKITGPITVKISGTRFGAWMTDPLASEKNNRVWYMDSYTNNKIVREYKSIADFVSGAESRTYNLPFKWAGTNHVVYNGSLYFNKYQSNIIIKYSFDTGRVLAQRSLEYAGFHNVYPYTWGGFSDIDLMADEIGLWAVYATNQNAGNIVISQLNQDTLEVLKSWSTGYPKRSAGESFMICGTLYVTNSHLTGAKVYYSYSTKTSTYEYTDIPFHNQYFHISMLDYNARDRALYAWNNGHQVLFNVTLFHVIKTEDDT, translated from the exons ACTCAGATTAGCCCCAAGGAGGGGTGGCAAGTTTATAGTTCAGCCCAGGATCCTGATGGCCGTTGCATTTGCACTGTTGTTGCACCTGAACAAAACCTATGTTCAAGAGATGCCAAAAGCAGGCAACTCAGACAACTGCTAGAGAAG GAgttgaaagaaaagatggatGAGCTCCTGCCACTGATCCCAGTTCTGGAACAATACAAAACTGATGCCAAATTAATCACCCAGTTCAAGGAGGAAATTAGGAATCTGTCTACTGTCCTCACTGGGATTCAGGAAGAAATTGGTGCTTATGACTATGAGGAACTACACCAGCGTGTACTCAGTTTAGAAACCAGGCTTCGAGACTGCATGAAAAAGCTCA CATGTGGCAAATTGATGAAAATTACAGGCCCCATTACAGTCAAGATATCCGGAACCCGATTTGGAGCCTGGATGACAGATCCATTAGCATCGGAGAAAAATAACCGA gtcTGGTACATGGATAGTTACACTAACAATAAAATTGTCCGTGAATATAAATCAATTGCAGACTTTGTCAGTGGGGCTGAATCAAGGACATACAACCTTCCATTCAAATGGGCAGGAACCAACCATGTTGTCTACAATGGCTCCCTCTATTTCAACAAGTATCAGAGCAACATCATCATCAAATACAGCTTTGACACTGGGCGGGTGCTTGCACAGCGTAGCCTTGAGTATGCTGGCTTTCACAATGTCTACCCTTACACCTGGGGTGGCTTTTCTGATATTGACCTGATGGCAGATGAAATTGGGCTATGGGCTGTGTATGCCACCAACCAGAATGCAGGCAACATTGTCATCAGCCAGCTAAACCAGGATACACTGGAGGTGCTGAAGAGCTGGAGCACAGGCTACCCAAAGAGAAGTGCTGGAGAATCCTTCATGATCTGTGGCACCTTGTATGTTACTAACTCTCACTTAACAGGAGCCAAGGTCTACTATTCTTATTCCACAAAAACCTCCACTTATGAGTATACAGACATTCCTTTCCATAATCAGTATTTTCATATATCCATGCTTGACTACAATGCAAGAGATAGAGCTCTCTATGCCTGGAATAATGGACATCAAGTCCTGTTTAATGTCACCCTTTTCCACGTCATTAAAACTGAAGATGacacataa